From the Phycisphaeraceae bacterium genome, the window GACGCCGCCCTCGATCTGCTCATCATCCGCACGCACAATCGCACCGGCCCCGCCGAACTCTTCCTCGACCGCATCTCCGAACGCGTCATCAACAACGCCGCCTGCAACATCTGGGCTGAAAAATCCCCCGCAGAGTCGCAGTCGCTCCTCGATGTCTTCCGTCACCTCCTCGACTGATCTCGCATCAACCGCACCCCGCGCTGAACAACCCCAGGTACATCTGCACATCAAAGAAGTCGAACGCGCGATCACCGTTCAAATCCGCCTCAGGCGCATCGGTCGCAAACGCCCCCAGAAACGCCTGAACATCAAAAAAATCCACAAGCCCGTCGCCGTTGAAATCGGCCTGACACAACACCCGCAGCCGAAACACCGCCCCGGTGCCATACGTCGGATTCACCAGATTCCCACTGCCATAATTCAGCACATACAGATTCCCATAGAGGTCCGTCGCAAACGACACCACGCGCGCAATCACCTGCCCCGCCGGTAGCCCCGCATTCCACGCAACCGAGTGCTCCACCAGGCCCACGATGTTCTGTCCATTGAAATCCGCCGGGTCCGTCTGTCTGTCAAACACACCCGACCACACACGCCCCGATACATAGTCGCCAAAGAACACACGCCCACGCAGCGACCCGATCGGACCGCGATACACCAGCCCACCCGTGATCGACACATTCCCTGTCGAATGCGCCCATTCATGAATCGGATCCACCGAATCGCCCCGAGGCCCACCCACGCCCGGAACCGGCATCTCGATCGTCCCCTCGCGCGACGGCCATCCAAAATCCTCCCCCAACCGATCAGGCCTCACGATATTGATCTCCTCCCGGCTGAAGAATCCCACATCACCGATCAGCAAATCCCCCGTCAGCGCATCGAACCCGCCACGCCACGGGCTCCGAAGTCCCGAACACAAAACCTCAGGCAGCGACCCCGGATCACCATCATGGAACGGATTGCCCATCGGCACCCCAAAGTTTCGATCCGGATCATCCGGATACAAATCCTCACCGTCCACATCAATCCGCAACACCTTCCCATACACCAGGTCGAGCTGCTGCGCGCGATTCACATAACTGCCCGACGACGCCTGTGGCCCGCCATCTCCAACAAACACATACAGCCAACTCCGCTCAGCCAATGGCGCATATGGCCGAAACCCGATCCACCCGATTCCGTGAATCGCACTGTTCGCGTTCTGCGGATAACTCAGCACCAGCCGCCGCGTCGGCTCCTCATCAGCCTTGATCGTGTACTCATACAACCGATTGAGCAGCCTGTTCCCGCTCGGCGGATCCTCCATTACCGTCACATACACCCGCCCATTCGTCGCATAGTCCGGATGAAACGCAAGACCGTGAAGTCCCGCATCACCCACCAGGCTCACGTCCACCGTCAGAAACGTCGTCAACACCCCCGATGAAGCATCAAGCCTCAGAATCCGCGCATAAGGCTCGCCGGTCGTCCCCATCCCAAACCGCTGCTCGGCGATGTACAGCCCCGTCGCATCGCCCGGAGCCTGCGCCAGATCAAGCGGATGGTTCAGTCCGCCTGCAATCTGTTCTACCACATACCCCTGCCCCGCCGCCACCGAGCACCCAATCGCTGCCCCCAGCACACCAATCCACACCCTGCGCATCGCCGATCCTCCTTCGTTCTTCGAGTATATCGAATCACTCCCTATACTCCGCTCCAAAACCGCAATCTTCACGAGACCCACAATGCCCGAACACGCTGCAAAATCAATGGACGACATCGTCAGTCTCTGCAAACGACGCGGGTTCATCTTCCCCGCATCCGAAATCTACGGCGGCATCAACGGCTTCTGGGACTACGGCCCCCTCGGAACCCAACTCAAAAAAAACCTCCGCGACGCATGGTGGCAGGATGTCGTCATGAACCCATGCTGCGGCATGAATGGCCCCAACGGCCAGCCCGTCGATATCGTCCCCCTCGAAACCTGCATCATCCAGAACCCAAAGGTCTGGGAAGCCAGCGGACATCTCGCCGGTTTTGCCGATCCGATGAGGAAATGTGCAGGCTGCGGCCACTTCGTCCGCGCCGATCATCTCTGGGAAATCCTTGCGACAAACTGCGAGTGGCTTCAGTCGCTCCTACAGGAGTTCACGCCTGTTTCCGGCGAAATCGACAGCCCACGACTCATGAAATGGGCAAAAGGAAAGGGCAAGAAACTCGCTCCAAATCTCGCGCTGGTCCGCAATCCTGAGCTCACTCTCTCCTGGCTGGCAACTCGAGTCAATGGCCAACCCGATGCTCCGCCAGATCTCATGGAAATCGCCCGTTACATCGCAACAGAGCAACTGCACAGCACTGGGTTACAAGATCCATGCCCCCGCTGCGGCGGTCCGCTCGGCACGCCCGCACCATTCAAACTTATGTTTGAATCATGGGCCGGCATCCAGCAGACTGACGACAACAAAGTCTACCTCCGCCCCGAAACCGCACAAGGCATCTTCATCAACTTCAAAAACGTCGTCGATACCTCGCGCGTCCGCGTGCCCTTCGGCATCGCACAGACCGGCAAAGCCTTCCGCAACGAAGTCACGCCACGCAACTTCACCTTCCGATCGCGCGAGTTCGAGCAGATGGAGATCGAGTTCTTCTGCCACCCCGACGACGCCCGCGACTGGTACACCTTCTGGCGCGACTGGCGCATGAACTGGTGGAAAGGGCTCGGCCTCGCCGGCGAAAACCTCGTCCTCCGCGAGCACGACCCCGACGAACTCGCCCACTACGCAAAAGACGGCGCCGGCACCAGCGATGTCGAATACCGCTTCCCCTTCACCGCACCAGGCTTCGGCGAACTCGAAGGCATCGCACACCGCTCCGACTTCGACCTCCGCCAGCACGAACAGCACAGCGGCGCAAAACTCCACTACTTCGACACCACCCGAGGCCCGCTCGCGCCCAACGGCCAGCCCAAGGGCGAACACTACCTCCCCCACGTCATCGAGCCCTCCGCAGGCCTCGACCGCGGCGTTCTCGCTGTCCTCTGCGAAGCCTACACCTTCGACGAATCACGCCCGAGCAAGGAGTTCATGCGCTTCCACCCGCGCCTCGCGCCCATCAAGGCCGCTGTCTTTCCACTCGTCAACAAGGACGGCATGCCCGAAATCGCCGACAAACTCACACGCGAACTCCGCGCCCGCTTCGGCCACCTCGGCTTCATCGAAACCGACGCCAAACAATCCATCGGCAAACGCTACGCCCGCATGGACGAAGCCGGTTGCCCATTCTGCTTCACCATCGACTCCGACACCCTCACCAACCAGACCGTCACCGTCCGCGACCGCGACACGGGCGCGCAGGACCGCATCGCCCTCGACCAGGTCCAATCGTGGCTCGATAACAAACTCTCAATCTGATCAACCTTTGCCGCTCGCCCCGCGGGCACGAAACGCCCGCGCAAGAAAAACCGTGCCGACCCCTCGGCCGACACGGTCAACTCATCATTCAAAACTTCTCATCGCGAGCATCACCGGCGACGACGCATCGCTACCAATCCACCAAGCCCAAGCACCGCCGCGCTTCCCGGCGTCGGCGTGTTGATCGTCCACACGCTGAAGTCGTTGTTCACGCTGATCACGTGCTGCGCAATCCGGAAACCATCGCTCGCGTTCGGCTGCAACGCCGAAACCACGTCCGCAAACGTACCAACAAGGTCAAACCGAACCGTCAATGACTCGCCCGGACCAATCCCCTTCTGCGGTGCCGGCGCCGACGCTGCAACACGCATCAGGTTCCCGCCCCACGATCCGCCATACAGAAAAGCCGGCTGTGCAGGATTCGGCGGTGCTCCACCGATCGAAAACGCCACATTCCCCGTCGAACCCGCCAGCGACCCGTTGGCGATAAGCGAGTTCATCTCAAAGTACACATTCGAAATCACAGCCGCGCCAGTCGAGTCGTTCCGGAACACAAAGTCCACCACCGACCCGCCGTCGATCACATCCACCCATAGATCGAGCTTCGACGTATCGCCACCGCTCGAATTCTCATAGACCGCAAGATCAATCCGAACTCCCGCCGAAGCAACCGCCGACGCTCCACCGATCATCCCCGCCACCGCAATCATCGATCCGATTCCAAAGCGTTTCATGTCTCTTCTCCCTGATGATCACGACCCGTGTCAGCACAGGCGAACGGCCAATCCCGATACGTCGGATTCGCCCGCCAGCCCACCATAAGTTACGGTACAATCCGCACTTAAGAAAGAAGAGTTCGATCTTTAACCCAGAATTCTCCCATCAGAAACCTTGCCCACGTCTCAGTTCCCTCAGTGTGACCCCGTTACCGGCCTTCTGACGCAAAAACATGCAAGAGCATGCTCCAAGATAACCAAAAAAAACCCGTGCCGACCTTCAGGCCAGCACGGGGCGTTTCGATACGCAGAAACGGCACCACCCTACGCGAGTGGGAGGAACTTCAATACCCTACCAGCGGACTCAGCGACGACGACGCATCGCAACCAGGCCGCCCAGCGCCAGCACTGCCGCGCCACCCGGCGTCGGAGTGTTGATCGTCCAGATGCTGAAATCATCGTTGACCGAGATCACATGCTGCGCAATCCGGAATCCATCGGTCGCGTTCGGCTGAAGCGCCGCAACCACGTCCGCGTAACTCCCGACCAGCGAGAACCGAATCGTCAGCGTCTCACCCGGGTCGATCCCGTTGAACGAAGGCGGAGGATTCGCACCCGCGCGGTACAGATTCCCGCCCCATGCGCCACCATACAGAAACGCTGGCTGCGCAGGATTTGGGGGATTCCCGCCGGTCGAGAACGACACGCCGCCCGACTGAGCATGTACAGAGCCGCCTGACAGGAGGCTGTTCATCTCAAAGTACACATTCGCGACCGTCGCAGGTCCAGTCGAATCATTGCGGAACACGAAGTCCACAAACGATCCGCTGTCAACAACGTCAACCCACAGGTCGATCATGCTGACATCGCCATTGTCCGAATTCTCATACACAAACAAATCAACCCGAACACCTGCCGAAGCCGCTCCGACGCACAACAGCCCACCGGCTGCGAGCGCAACCATACCACAATAGTTCTTCATGTCTTGTCTCTCCCGAAAACTGTCTCTCTCGAACCACTCTTCTTCGGCGAAGCTCCTACACCTCGCCGATCGTGGCTCCCCCTACTTTACGGGTGACATAGAACAAAAGAAACAAGAAATTCCCACATCAGGTCCAAATTCTGGCGCAACCGCAAAAACATGCGCCTAAATCCATAAAATATCAAAACTTATTGGACAATCAGCACTTTACTAATTTGTTAAGCTGCCCCCTGTCCAAAAAGTCAAATTACCCATTTTAACGACTGGGTGATTCCTACTCGGGTTTCCACTCCGGAATCCGCCCAGGCGTCCACGGCGCACCCGCAGCCTCCAGATCCGCCTCCAGCGACTTGATGTCCCATTCCACCAGCGTCCGAAGCCGCGCCAAAACCTCCGTAAACGCATCCCCAGCAAAGCGATACTGCTCTTCGTCGCTTTCCGAAGGCGGACTCGTCGTCCCCCACTGCCGACTCACGATCGACGACACCCGCCCCGAAATCGAAGGCTCATCCGGCACCGCCCGCGAAGACAGCGTCGAATCACCCCGCAGCGCCACCTGGATCGCGTCCAGTCGATGCCTCAACGTCTCCTCCCGCTCAGCCAGCGCCGCACCCGCCCCCGGTGTCTCCAGGATCGCCTGTCTCAGATGCCGCAGCCGCGTCTCCGCCTCTCCCGCCGCACGCTGCGCCCCGAGCACCGCCCGCTGCAATCGAGCCACCTTCGCCTGAAACGCAAGCACGTTCGCACGATCCTCAGCCCCGAACGTCGCCAGATTCAGCGACACCACCTCAAACTCCACCGGACCCGCAAGCCTCTCGACCTTTCCATCCACCTCCCGCGACACCTCCGCCGAGTACCGCCCCGGAGACGCCAGAGGCCCGCTCGGCCGATCATCCCAAGGCTCCAGATTCCCCGCCCCAAACGAAATCGGCGTCGCAGCCGGATACCGCAGATCCCACGCCGTCCGGTGCAGCCCCGCATTCCGCGATCCCACAATCCGCCGCACCACGCCGCCATCGCTATCCCGGATCGTCACAATCACGCGAGGCTCGCGCTCCCGATCCTCTTGACGAAACTGCTCAATCGCCGGATACTCCCAATCCTCCTTCTTTTCCGCTTCCTTGCGCTGCTCCTTGCGCGTCTCGAACTTGTCACGAATGAAATACGTCAGCACCGCGCCATACGGCGGATTCGACGCTGCATACATCGACGCCCCCGACCACCCACGCCCATCCCGATTGCCAAGCCTCGATCGCTCGATATACATCTTCGCATCGCGAGGCTCAAACAACACCGCCTCCGCGTCAAGCACCTCATCACTCAACCCACGCAACGCCGAGTAATCATCCAGCACATAAAACCCGCGCCCGAACGTCCCGAGCACCAGATCGCTCTCACGCTCCTGGATCACCAGATCGCGCACCGAAATCGTCGGCACACCCTTGAGCTTGTGCCACTTCTCCCCGCCATCGATCGAGCAGAACGCACCGAACTCCGTCCCGCAAAACAACAGCTCCGCACGCACATGGTCCTGCACAATCCCGTACACCGCGTGCCGCGCCGGCAGATCCCCCGAAATATTCACCCACGTCCGCCCACGATCATCCGACCGATACACATACGGCACAAAATCGCCCATCCGCCGATTGTCGAACGTCGCAAAAACCACATCCGCATCAATCGGCGATGCAAACAGACTCGACACATACGTCAAGTCCGGTACGCCATCAACGCTGTCAATCCGCCTCCAGTTCGCGCCGCCATCCTCAGTCACATGGATCAATCCATCATCCGTCCCGACATACATCAACCCCTCAACCAGCCTCGACTCACTCAACGCCACACAGTTCCCATAGATCGATGTCGACATGTGCTTAGCAACCGCATCCGGCTTCTGAATCTTCCCCATTACCTCCAGCGTGTTCCTGTCAATCCCGCGCGTCAGATCCGGGCTCACGATCGTCCAGTTCTCCCCGCGATCGTCCGAACGATACAAGACCCGCCCCGCAAAATACAGCCGCGTATGCAGATGCGGACTGATCAGCAGCGGCGTATCCCAATTGAACACCTGCGGCGCATCCCCAGGCCTGTGCCTCGGCGCTATCGACACAATCTCCCCACTCCGCCGATCATGCCGCACCAGCCCCCCGTGCTGCCAGTGCCCATACACGATCATCGGATCCACCGGATCGATCTGTGGCTTGAACCCGTCGCCACCCACCACCAAAAACCAATCCGCGTTCGTAATGCCCACACGATCCGTCGTCCGCGAAGGCCCCCCCATCGTTCCGTTGTCCTGCGTCCCGCCATAGATGTAATAAAACGGCTCGCTGTTGTCCACCGCAACGCGATAGAACTGCGTCACCGGCAGATTCTCGCGGAACTGCCACGCCTGCCCGCGATCCCATGTCTCGTACAAACCACCGTCACTCCCGACAATCAGATGGTTCTCGTTGTTCGGATCAATCCACAACGCATGGTCATCCACATGTCGCGCAGCATTCGGCACACGCGTCCATGTCCTCCCACCATCCTCCGTGATGTGCAAATACGTATCCAGCGAATACACCCTGTCAACATTGTGCGGACACGCAACCAGCTCGTTGTAATATTGCGGACTCGATGACATGTAACTCGATCGCTTCGACCACGACTCCCCGCGATCCACCGACCTGAAGATCCCGCCCTGCCCGTCCGCCGCCTCGCAGATCGCATACAGCACATCCGGGTTCACCGGCGACAACGCCAGACCGATCCGCCCCTTGTCCACTGAAGGCAGCCCCTTGTTGATCTTCCGCCAGGTCTTGCCACCATCGTTCGACTTGTGCAGCCCGCTCTCCGGCCCGCCGTTGATCAGCGTCCACACATGCCTACGCCGCTGATACGCCGACGCGTACACCGTGTCCGGATCACGCGGATCGAGAAACACCTCGTTCACACCCGTGTCATCCGAAATATGCAGGATCCGCTCCCACGTCGCTCCCCCGTCTGTCGTCTTGTACAGCCCCCGATCGCCCCCCGACGCCCACAAAGGCCCCTGCGCTGCAACATACACAACGTTGCTGTCGCGCGGGTCGATCGTGATCATCCCGATGTGCTCACTCTCCTTGAGCCCTACGTTCTTCCACGACGCGCCGCCATCGACCGACTTGTACACCCCGTCGCCATACGACACGCTCCGCTGGCTGTTGTTCTCCCCCGTCCCCACCCACACCGTCTTCGGGTTGTTCGGATCAAGCGTCACACACCCAATCGAGTAAGACCCCTGGCTGTCAAAGATCGGTTGATACGTCACTCCCGCGTTCGTCGTCTTCCACACGCCACCCGAGGCAACCGCCACGTAGTACTCGCTGTGATCCTGCGGATTCACCGCCAGATCGCCCACACGACCCGAATACAGCGCAGGCCCCACCGACCGCAACCGCAACCCCCCGATCACATCCCCCACCCGCGACTTTGGTTCAGCAGGAGCCTCTTCCGCAACCGCAGCCTCCGTCTCTTCCGCAGGCGCTTCATCCTGCGCTCGCGCCAGCGTACTCAGCACACTCCACGCCACCACAATCGTCATAAGCCACCAACGCTGCATCGTGAACACTCCTCAATCGAGCCCGCTCGGGTCGAAGTGCCGTAGCGTACCGGATTCCGAACGCGCGTGCTTGGATCACATTCCACAACGGGAAAAGACACCGAAACCCGCAACGACTTGCACCAGATCGCCCAGCCGCGCGCGCAAGATCGCGACTTGACGAACTTTCCATCGCACAGTGCAACCGAACCGTGGTACACTGCGCATCGACCCGCACGCTGTCCTGTTACCCGAGGGGGGTTTATCTGTGCTCAAGATCATTTCCGCCGTTGCTGTCACCGCGCTCTTCACCTCAAGCCTCTGTGCCCAGATCCAGATGCCGCATCAGGCAATCGCGGGCGAGGTTCTCAACCACGCCCAACTTGCCCAGCTTGAACTCGGCGACACACATCTCATCCACCACTTCCCCCTTGGCGACGCTGGAAATGTCGCCCTCGATCTCACCCGCTTTTCAATTCTCGGACCCGACACCCGCATCGTCGAGATCGTTGGCGAAAACGAACGCGAACTCGCCGACACCGGGCTCATCCTTCTCCGCGGCTCAATCGTCGGAGAAGACAACGACTCCACCGCATTCATCGCCGTCGGGCCCTGGGGCATCAATGGCTTTATCTCCCGTCAAACCACCGGCGAGTTCTTCAGCATCACCACCGGGCCATACTCAGGTCTCCTCGAACCCGACGCGCCCCTCTACGTCACCAGCAACTTCCAATTCACTCAACCCATCGAGCCTTTCTGTGGCTACGACCCCAACGACCCCTTCCTCAATCCTCCACGCGAGCAGATCGAGCAGGCACAGCAGGAATCACTGACCATGCGCGGCACCACGCCCTGCAGCCAGTCCAGCATCGCCATCGATACCGATTACGAGTTCACCGCCAATCTCTTCGGCGGCAACACCTCCGCGTCCACAAACTACGCCATCACACTCCTCGCCGCAACCTCCATCATCTTCGAACGCGACACCGGCACCACCCTCGCACTGGCCTACCTCCGCGTCTGGGCAACCGACACCGATCCTTACGGCGGGT encodes:
- a CDS encoding glycine--tRNA ligase, producing MPEHAAKSMDDIVSLCKRRGFIFPASEIYGGINGFWDYGPLGTQLKKNLRDAWWQDVVMNPCCGMNGPNGQPVDIVPLETCIIQNPKVWEASGHLAGFADPMRKCAGCGHFVRADHLWEILATNCEWLQSLLQEFTPVSGEIDSPRLMKWAKGKGKKLAPNLALVRNPELTLSWLATRVNGQPDAPPDLMEIARYIATEQLHSTGLQDPCPRCGGPLGTPAPFKLMFESWAGIQQTDDNKVYLRPETAQGIFINFKNVVDTSRVRVPFGIAQTGKAFRNEVTPRNFTFRSREFEQMEIEFFCHPDDARDWYTFWRDWRMNWWKGLGLAGENLVLREHDPDELAHYAKDGAGTSDVEYRFPFTAPGFGELEGIAHRSDFDLRQHEQHSGAKLHYFDTTRGPLAPNGQPKGEHYLPHVIEPSAGLDRGVLAVLCEAYTFDESRPSKEFMRFHPRLAPIKAAVFPLVNKDGMPEIADKLTRELRARFGHLGFIETDAKQSIGKRYARMDEAGCPFCFTIDSDTLTNQTVTVRDRDTGAQDRIALDQVQSWLDNKLSI
- a CDS encoding PQQ-dependent sugar dehydrogenase encodes the protein MRRVWIGVLGAAIGCSVAAGQGYVVEQIAGGLNHPLDLAQAPGDATGLYIAEQRFGMGTTGEPYARILRLDASSGVLTTFLTVDVSLVGDAGLHGLAFHPDYATNGRVYVTVMEDPPSGNRLLNRLYEYTIKADEEPTRRLVLSYPQNANSAIHGIGWIGFRPYAPLAERSWLYVFVGDGGPQASSGSYVNRAQQLDLVYGKVLRIDVDGEDLYPDDPDRNFGVPMGNPFHDGDPGSLPEVLCSGLRSPWRGGFDALTGDLLIGDVGFFSREEINIVRPDRLGEDFGWPSREGTIEMPVPGVGGPRGDSVDPIHEWAHSTGNVSITGGLVYRGPIGSLRGRVFFGDYVSGRVWSGVFDRQTDPADFNGQNIVGLVEHSVAWNAGLPAGQVIARVVSFATDLYGNLYVLNYGSGNLVNPTYGTGAVFRLRVLCQADFNGDGLVDFFDVQAFLGAFATDAPEADLNGDRAFDFFDVQMYLGLFSAGCG